In Pieris rapae chromosome 24, ilPieRapa1.1, whole genome shotgun sequence, a single window of DNA contains:
- the LOC110995019 gene encoding alpha-centractin: protein MELNDVIFNQPVVIDNGSGVIKAGFAGDQIPKCRFPNYIGRPKHIRVMAGALEGELFVGPRAEEHRGLLSIKYPMEHGIVTDWNDMERVWNYIYSKDQLSTFSEEHPVLLTEAPLNPRRNREKAAEVFFETFNVPALFLSMQAVLSLYATGRTTGVVLDSGDGVTHSVPIYEGFAMPHSIMRVDVAGRDVTRYLRLLLRKEGVNLRTSAELEIVKSIKERACYLSPNPLKEETMDSERAQYTLPDGTQLEIGPARFRAPEVLFRPDLIGEECEGLHEVLMFAIQKSDMDLRKVLYQNIVLSGGSTLFRGFGDRLLAEIRRLAPKDMKIRISAPQERLYSTWIGGSILASLDTFRKMWVSKREYDEEGHRAVHRKTF from the exons ATGGAGCTAaatgatgttatttttaaccaGCCCGTCGTAATAGATAAC GGTTCTGGTGTAATTAAAGCAGGTTTCGCTGGTGATCAAATACCGAAATGCAGGTTTCCAAACTA TATTGGCCGGCCAAAACATATCAGAGTGATGGCCGGTGCATTAGAAGGAGAGTTGTTTGTTGGTCCCCGAGCTGAGGAACACAGAGGTCTATTGAGCATTAAATACCCAATGGAACATGGTATTGTTACAGATTGGAATGATATGGAGAGAGTGTGGAATTATATTTACAGCAAG GACCAACTATCAACCTTCTCAGAAGAGCATCCAGTGTTACTTACAGAAGCACCATTAAATCCTAGACGGAACAGAGAAAAGGCAGCAGAAGTTTTCtttgaaacatttaatgtGCCTGCACTCTTCCTTTCAATGCAAGCTGTACTTAGTTT ATATGCAACTGGGCGTACAACAGGTGTGGTACTCGACTCAGGAGATGGTGTGACCCATTCGGTACCAATATATGAAGGCTTTGCAATGCCTCATAGTATTATGAGAGTAGATGTTGCCGGACGGGATGTAACGAGATATCTtag GTTGCTCTTGCGCAAGGAGGGCGTGAATCTCCGAACTTCAGCCGAACTGGAAATCGTTAAGTCGATCAAAGAGAGGGCTTGCTATCTCTCACCCAATCCGTTGAAGGAAGAAACCATGGATTCGGAGCGGGCACAGTACACTCTACCAGATGGCACACAGTTggag ATTGGCCCCGCAAGGTTCAGAGCACCGGAAGTGTTGTTTAGACCGGATCTCATCGGAGAGGAATGCGAAG GTCTTCACGAAGTACTTATGTTTGCAATTCAAAAGTCTGATATGGATTTACGCAAGGTTCTATATCAGAATATAGTGCTTAGTGGTGGTTCCACGTTATTCCGAGGGTTTGGGGATCGATTATTGGCCGAAATACGGCGGCTGGCACCTAAGGATATGAAGATAAGG ATCTCAGCACCCCAAGAGCGTCTATATTCAACATGGATCGGGGGTTCGATTCTCGCTTCACTCGACACGTTCAGAAAGATGTGGGTCTCGAAACGGGAGTATGATGAAGAGGGCCACCGTGCTGTGCACCGCAAGACATTCTAG
- the LOC110995022 gene encoding aldo-keto reductase family 1 member B1 isoform X2 yields MVKVPVIQFNNGKTIPAVGLGTWKSKPGEVETAVKAAIDIGYRHIDCAYVYGNEKEVGDAIAAKIKEGVVKREDLFITSKLWNTFHRPDLVKKAIHETLANLQLKYLDLYLVHWPHAYKEDGDLFPADESGKIQFSDVDYVDTWKAMEPLVGDGLARSIGISNFNSKQIDRLLKVATIKPVVNQVECHPYLNQMKLQEFCKARDIRLTAYSPLGSPDRPWAKPDDPQLMEDPKLKAIADRLGKTVAQVLIRYQIDRGNIVIPKSANPSRIASNFQVFDFKLSQEDVQLINTFDCNGRFVPMSAAVGHKDHPFENVEF; encoded by the exons ATGGTTAAAGTTCcagtaatacaatttaataatggaAAAACTATACCTGCTGTTGGATTAGGAACGTGGAAG TCCAAACCAGGTGAAGTGGAGACGGCTGTCAAAGCAGCCATAGACATCGGTTATAGACACATAGACTGCGCTTATGTCTATGGAAATGAAAAGGAGGTTGGTGACGCGATTGCCGCCAAAATTAAGGAGGGTGTTGTCAAACG TGAGGATCTCTTCATCACCTCAAAGCTATGGAACACCTTCCACCGTCCCGATCTGGTGAAGAAAGCTATACATGAGACCTTGGCGAATCTTCAACTTAAATACCTTGATCTGTACTTGGTGCATTGGCCTCATGCTTATAAG GAAGACGGTGACCTCTTCCCGGCTGATGAGTCAGGCAAAATCCAATTCTCAGACGTGGATTATGTGGACACTTGGAAGGCTATGGAACCCCTTGTGGGAGACGGGCTCGCCCGCAGTATTGGGATCTCAAACTTCAATTCCAAACAAATTGATCGGCTTCTGAAAGTGGCTACCATCAAGCCCGTTGTCAATCAG GTCGAATGCCATCCATACCTTAATCAAATGAAACTCCAAGAGTTCTGCAAAGCGCGGGATATAAGACTCACCGCTTACTCCCCACTCGGGTCTCCAGACAGACCCTGGGCCAAGCCAGATGACCCTCAGCTGATGGAAGACCCCAAGTTGAAGGCTATCGCTGACCGGCTTGGAAAGACTGTCGCTCAGGTGCTGATTAG ATACCAAATAGATCGCGGAAACATTGTGATTCCAAAATCAGCGAATCCAAGCCGCATAGCCTCCAACTTCCAGGTGTTCGACTTCAAGTTGTCCCAGGAGGATGTCCAACTCATCAACACATTCGACTGCAATGGACGATTTGTGCCCATGAGCGC tGCCGTCGGACACAAGGACCATCCATTTGAAAACGTCGAGTTTTAA
- the LOC110995022 gene encoding aldo-keto reductase family 1 member B1 isoform X1: MSSSVPIVKLSNGFEIPMLGLGTWQSKPGEVETAVKAAIDIGYRHIDCAYVYGNEKEVGDAIAAKIKEGVVKREDLFITSKLWNTFHRPDLVKKAIHETLANLQLKYLDLYLVHWPHAYKEDGDLFPADESGKIQFSDVDYVDTWKAMEPLVGDGLARSIGISNFNSKQIDRLLKVATIKPVVNQVECHPYLNQMKLQEFCKARDIRLTAYSPLGSPDRPWAKPDDPQLMEDPKLKAIADRLGKTVAQVLIRYQIDRGNIVIPKSANPSRIASNFQVFDFKLSQEDVQLINTFDCNGRFVPMSAAVGHKDHPFENVEF; this comes from the exons atgtcatcGTCTGTCCCTATAGTGAAACTTTCTAATGGTTTCGAGATTCCTATGCTTGGACTTGGAACTTGGCAG TCCAAACCAGGTGAAGTGGAGACGGCTGTCAAAGCAGCCATAGACATCGGTTATAGACACATAGACTGCGCTTATGTCTATGGAAATGAAAAGGAGGTTGGTGACGCGATTGCCGCCAAAATTAAGGAGGGTGTTGTCAAACG TGAGGATCTCTTCATCACCTCAAAGCTATGGAACACCTTCCACCGTCCCGATCTGGTGAAGAAAGCTATACATGAGACCTTGGCGAATCTTCAACTTAAATACCTTGATCTGTACTTGGTGCATTGGCCTCATGCTTATAAG GAAGACGGTGACCTCTTCCCGGCTGATGAGTCAGGCAAAATCCAATTCTCAGACGTGGATTATGTGGACACTTGGAAGGCTATGGAACCCCTTGTGGGAGACGGGCTCGCCCGCAGTATTGGGATCTCAAACTTCAATTCCAAACAAATTGATCGGCTTCTGAAAGTGGCTACCATCAAGCCCGTTGTCAATCAG GTCGAATGCCATCCATACCTTAATCAAATGAAACTCCAAGAGTTCTGCAAAGCGCGGGATATAAGACTCACCGCTTACTCCCCACTCGGGTCTCCAGACAGACCCTGGGCCAAGCCAGATGACCCTCAGCTGATGGAAGACCCCAAGTTGAAGGCTATCGCTGACCGGCTTGGAAAGACTGTCGCTCAGGTGCTGATTAG ATACCAAATAGATCGCGGAAACATTGTGATTCCAAAATCAGCGAATCCAAGCCGCATAGCCTCCAACTTCCAGGTGTTCGACTTCAAGTTGTCCCAGGAGGATGTCCAACTCATCAACACATTCGACTGCAATGGACGATTTGTGCCCATGAGCGC tGCCGTCGGACACAAGGACCATCCATTTGAAAACGTCGAGTTTTAA
- the LOC110995018 gene encoding GDP-fucose protein O-fucosyltransferase 2 has protein sequence MIFKSFLFFTFLAFGKQESLEICEVENHSCHKEVSHDKFLFYDVNPPEGFNLRRDVYMRFAIMLAKAQESGRRLSWRLVLPPWYNLYHWKSGTTKNDPLPWGSFFDVKSMQSFSPIVELYDLFDKAKENPVIIDRIYVLQNFADAFENGEFKEKWEVSSGCNYDGFWGYSNITAKEVVCINFQGKISKLWELIALHPHDKYIMFAHGEIALHDAYGTKTYWDCRRSMKFNDQLVQRAVEFVSKYLECGTKMCNNYISVHWRRQDFARYRKKDVPSIKGTAQQIKNAVKHFNSYIHKVYIATDAPISSLRDLEIELTHLGFSVYYYMPSKEDIEKFKDGGVAIIDQIICSYAAYFIGTHESTFSFRIQEEREILGHDSSSTFNRFCPDSGPCERPSKWTIVY, from the coding sequence ATGATctttaaatcgtttttattctttacatTTTTGGCGTTTGGCAAACAAGAATCTCTGGAAATTTGCGAGGTAGAAAATCACAGCTGccataaagaagtttctcaTGATAAATTCCTATTTTACGATGTGAACCCACCGGAGGGTTTTAATTTACGACGCGATGTGTATATGAGATTTGCTATTATGCTTGCCAAAGCCCAAGAAAGTGGTAGGCGCCTCAGTTGGAGGTTAGTTTTGCCTCCttggtataatttatatcacTGGAAATCTGGTACCACAAAAAATGATCCACTGCCATGGGGCAGTTTCTTCGATGTTAAATCAATGCAGTCCTTTTCTCCAATCGTAGAATTATATGATCTGTTTGATAAAGCTAAAGAAAACCCTGTTATAATTGATCGTATTTATGTCTTGCAAAATTTTGCTGATGCTTTTGAAAATGGTGAATTTAAGGAAAAATGGGAAGTCAGTTCAGGTTGTAATTATGATGGTTTCTGGGGTTATAGCAACATAACAGCTAAGGAAGTGGTCTGCATAAATTTTCAAGGTAAAATTTCTAAACTTTGGGAATTAATTGCACTCCACCCACATGACAAATACATAATGTTTGCTCATGGAGAAATAGCCTTACATGATGCCTATGGAACAAAAACTTATTGGGATTGCAGAAGAAGCATGAAATTTAATGATCAACTAGTACAAAGAGCAGTAGAATTTGTATCTAAATACTTGGAATGTGGTACAAAAATGTGCAATAACTATATAAGTGTTCATTGGCGAAGGCAAGACTTTGCACGGTATCGTAAAAAAGATGTACCATCTATCAAGGGCACAGcgcaacaaataaaaaatgcagTGAAACactttaattcatatatacaCAAAGTATATATAGCAACCGATGCACCAATATCTTCTTTACGAGACTTGGAAATAGAGCTTACTCACTTAGGTTTTTCAGTATACTACTATATGCCATCAAAAGAAGATATAGAGAAATTCAAAGATGGAGGAGTAGCAATTATTGATCAAATTATATGTTCCTATGCGGCATACTTTATTGGCACACATGAGAGTACTTTTTCATTCAGGATTCAAGAGGAGAGAGAAATTTTAGGCCACGACAGCAGCTCGacatttaatagattttgtcCTGATTCAGGACCTTGTGAGCGACCATCAAAGTGGActatagtttattaa